The DNA window ATGAAGAAAATATTTATAACATACTTATGGGGTTGCCGAATATCCCCCATCCGTCAGTGCCTGTAGGAAAGGATAGTTCCGACAATCCGGTAGTCAGACAATTCGGCAAATGCCCTGAGTTTGAATTCAAACCAGCTCCTCACTGGACTTTGGGAGAAAATTTAGGGATACTCGATTTTGAGAGGGCTTCCAGGATCGCAGGGGCTCGTTTTCCTCTCTCTTACGGAGCAGGCGCAAGAATGGAAAGGGCTCTTATAAATTTTATGCTTGATATTCACACTGTAGAACACGGTTATAAAGAGGTTCTGCCGCCCTTTATTGTAAATCAAAAAAGCATGACCAACACAGGTCAACTACCGAAATTTAAGGAAGACCTGTTTAAACTTGAGGGGTGGGATTATTTCTTGATTCCCACGGCCGAAGTTCCGGTTACAAATATTCATCAGGATGAAATCTTAGATGAAAACATGCTGCCTATTCTATATGCTGCATATACTCCATGTTTTCGCAGCGAAGCCGGTTCTTATGGAAAAGACACAAGGGGTTTAATAAGGCAGCATCAGTTCAACAAGGTAGAGCTGGTTAAATTTTCCAGGCCGGAAGACTCTTATGATGAACTCGAAAAACTCTTAAATGACGCTGAAACCATCTTAAAACGTCTTAACATTCCTTATCAGGTTATTTGCCTGTGTACCGGAGATATGGGCTTTTCAGCGGCAAAGACGTATGATATCGAGGTTTGGATGCCTGCTCAGGGTGTTTACCGGGAGATTTCATCCTGCAGTAATTTCGAAAGTTTTC is part of the Anaerolineae bacterium genome and encodes:
- the serS gene encoding serine--tRNA ligase, translating into MLEIKFVIQNFSQVKKALLMRGETADIEILKDYDSTRRAILLEIEELRCRRNLVSGQVADMKKAGENTDDLVAEMRNVSNKIKELDKPLSENEENIYNILMGLPNIPHPSVPVGKDSSDNPVVRQFGKCPEFEFKPAPHWTLGENLGILDFERASRIAGARFPLSYGAGARMERALINFMLDIHTVEHGYKEVLPPFIVNQKSMTNTGQLPKFKEDLFKLEGWDYFLIPTAEVPVTNIHQDEILDENMLPILYAAYTPCFRSEAGSYGKDTRGLIRQHQFNKVELVKFSRPEDSYDELEKLLNDAETILKRLNIPYQVICLCTGDMGFSAAKTYDIEVWMPAQGVYREISSCSNFESFQARRANIRFRRKGRKGTELVHTLNGSGLAVGRTVAAILENYQQPDGSVIIPEALRPYMGGMEKIEK